TTATCCCTTTCTTTTCCTTTTCCAATCCATCTGACGCCCCTTGGGGAGAAATAGGGGTGGATTACGTGGTGGAGAGTACGGGCTTTTTTAAAACCAAAGAATTAGCTGGAAAGCACATAAATGCAGGGGCGAAAAACGTGGTTATCTCTGCACCCTCCCCAGACGAAAACGTACCTACTGTTGTTCTGGGTGTTAACGACCATATCCTAGAAAAAGAACACCAGATTTTTTCTAATGCTTCGTGTACTACAAACAGTGCAGCACCGCTTATTAAGGTTGTTGACGAATTGTGCGGAATTACTGGTGGGTACATAACAACGGTCCACAGCTACACTGGAGACCAGAGACTTCACGATGCGCCACATAAAGATCTAAGAAGGGCCAGAGCAGCAGCTCAATCTATAGTCCCAACTACCACTGGAGCCGCAAAAGCAATTACAAAAATCTTTCCTCAGCTGGAGGGTAATTTTGGAGGATGCGGAATTCGTGTTCCCGTTCCCGATGGCTCGCTTACGGATATAACGTGTACTGTTAAAACGCCCAAATCGGTAGTGGAAATTAACGCTGCTTTCCAAAAGGCGGCAAAAGGTAATCTTAAAGGGATACTAGAATACGAACAAGATCCAATCGTATCTATCGACATCGTAAACAATCCACATAGCTGCATTTTCGATGCACAATTAACCAGTGTAATTGGTGGATTAATTAAGGTGGTTGGATGGTACGATAATGAGTGGGGCTATGCTAACCGCTTGGTAGATTTGTTGCAATTTCATGCTTCCCTTTAGCAGGATACCTATATAACTTTAAATCTTCCCCATCGAACTTAGCATAGGTGTTTTGACTAAGCCAATCTCCTAGATTAAGGTACCGAGATTTGTTATTAGATAGCGTTATATCCAAGGCTAAATGTCGATGTCCGAAAATAAAGTAATCGGGTTGATCTGGATTTTCTTTGGGGTAGTCTTCACAAAACTGAACCAGCCATTCTTCATTTTTTCCGTGGTAAATAGCGTCTTTACTCCGAGTTTTTTTACTGCTCTGTCTGCTCCAAAAGTTAGCCAACCCAACACCTAAATCTGGGTGGAACCACTTAAATAACTTCTGAAGAATGGAGTTGGTAAAAATCTTTTTTATGAACTTATAGCCATGGTCACCGGGTCCTATTCCGTCACCATGATGCAATAAAAATTGTTTTCCACTGGCCTTAAATTGATAAAATCCCGCATGGAAGGTAACTCCCAACTCTTGCTCAAAATATCCATTATTCCACATGTCGTGGTTTCCAGGAAACATGTGAACAGGAATACCAGAATCCGTAATCTCCGCAATTTTACCCAGTAAGCGTACAAATCCTTTTGGTACAACGTATTCGTAATCGAACCAAAAATCAAAAACATCGCCCAGTAAGAATATTTCACGGGCATCCTGTTTTACTTCATCCAACCAGGAAACAAGTAGCTTTTCTCTAGCAAGGCTCTGTTCCCTGTTCGGAACTCCAAGATGAAAATCGGAGGCGAAGTATATGTTGGTCCTTTGTTCTATAACCTAGGTATTAAGAAGTTTTGCCAAGGTATTGTGCAGGGCTTCTCCACGTAAGTTTTTGGCAACGATTTTTCCTTCTGGGTCTATCAGTAGGGTGAATGGGATGGAGTTTACGCCATACTTTTGGGCGGCTTCAGAATTCCAGAACTTTAGGTCTGAAACATGTTTCCAAGTCATGTTATCCGACTTAATAGCGTTTACCCATGCCGATTTATTCTTATCTAAGCTAACCGAAAGAATCTCAAATCCTTTGGATTTATATTTCTTGTATGCGTTAACCACATTGGGGTTTTCTCTTCTACAAGGTTTACACCAGCTTGCCCAGAAATCGATAAGTACATATTTACCTCTTAGATCAGAAAGGTTTATAACTTTTCCATCTGGGTTGGGCAAAGAGATTTCTGGTGCAACATTTCCTTCAGCGAGTAACTTTTCTCGCTCCTCTTCAGCTTTTTTCTGTTGTAGGTAAGCTGTCGCTTGTCCTTCGTTTCGGGTTATTTGGGCTTCAAGGTTTTTAATGTAATCAGATCCACCCATTCTAGGTTTTAATGCTTGTAAGGTAGACTTGTAGATTTCTAAATCCTCGATAGGGTGATAAACACTTAAACAACTTAAAACTGCAGGGGAATTTGGATGCTGATCAACAAAATTACGAGCATAGTCAGACCACTCTTGGTTAATTTCATTAAACCTGTTCATGGCACCCATTCTGTCTATTTGGCCAGCTTGAAAATCGGTGTTCAACTGCTGTCTTTTTTTATTCAGTTCCTGGGTAAAGGTGTGTACTTCGTTGAAATCTGTGCTTTCTTGAGGACCTTCAAAACGAGTGTTTTGGGTGATCGATTCTCTAAAGTCAGCCTTTATTTCCTTTCCAGGAATTCCTAGGAAAATGTAGGTGGTATTTCCGTCTATAATGTTCAGGAAATCCATTTCAGGAAGAATAGCAGTAAGCTGATATTTTCCGTCTTCACCAACGCTGGCAGAGTCTAGTACCTCCAATTTATTACCAATACTTTGCTTTAGGTAAATGGTTTTACCATTACCGCCCTCGTAAACTCCCGAAATTTCAACTTGATTTTCTGGTTTACAAGAGATAGCAAGTACCGCGGAAAGAATTAAAATTATTGTTCTCATTTTTCTAGTAGGGTTCTTAATATTTGATTTGCTTTTTTAGGGTCGGCTTTTCCTTTTGCAGCTTTCATAAACTCTCCCATAAATAGACCAAGGAGGTTTTTATTGCCTTGTTTGTAGGCCGCTACTTTATCTGGGTATTTATCTAAAGCCGCTTGCGCCAATGCAATGATTTCATCTTCGCTGGTATCCTGTAATAGGTTATTTTCTTTAGCGTAAGTTTCTGGATCAATGTTGTCGTCTACTACCCCTGGGAAAATCTTTTGTGTGGCAGTGGTGTGACTAATTTTCCCGTCTTCGATAAGCTGTAGCAACTTTGCCAAATTAGAAGTAGTAAGAGGGAATCTATCGATTTTTATTGCCCTTTGGTTTAGGTAGGATTTAACCGAGGTAATTACCCAGTTTGCCGCAACCTTGTAATTGTTGAATTTCGAAATAAGGTCATTATAATATTCCGCTATTCCTCTTTCTTCCGTTAAAATAGTAGCATCGTAATCTGATAAACCGTATTCCTGAGTGTATTTTTTAAACAACTGAGAAGGAAGTTCGGGTAATCCTTTCTTAACTTCTTCTATGAACACGTCTTTCAGAGAAATTGGAGCTATATCAGGTTCTGGGAAATATCTGTAGTCATGGGCAAACTCCTTGCTTCTCAACGAAAAAGTGCTGCCGTCGGTTGCATCGAAAGACCTTGTTTCCTGGTGAATGGTTCCCCCGTTTTCTATGATCTCAATTTGCCTTTTGGCCTCAAAATCAATTGCGCGTTGCACATTTCGCATGGAGTTCATATTCTTTACCTCGGTACGAGTTCCGAACTTTGGGTCTCCAAATTTTCTTACCGATATGTTGGCGTCACAACGAAGGCTACCTTCCTCCATATTTCCGTCGCAAATTCCAAGATATCGCACTATTTTTCTAACCTCTGTAAGGTACTGGTAGGCCTCCTCTCCAGATCTCATTTCTGGTTCAGAAACGATTTCAAGCAAAGGAACTCCAGCCCTGTTCAAATCAATTAAGGTATGGAAAGGATCCACGTCGTGTATGCTTTTTCCAGCATCTTCTTCCATGTGGATACGGGTAAGATTCACGCGTTTATCCACCCCATTGGTAGTAATGTCTATGTATCCACCATTACAAATTGGAGTGTGATCTTGGGTTATCTGATATCCCTTTGGTAAATCGGCGTAGAAGTAGTTTTTCCTTGCATAGTGCATCTCCTTTCGGATGTCGCATCCCAAAGCAAGTCCTAATCGCACAGCGTATTTTACTACTTGCTGGTTGGGAACAGGTAAGGTACCCGGATGCCCTAGAGTAATAACACTTACCTGGTCGTTCGGTAATCCTCCATATTCATACTTTTCGGCGCTGTAGGCCTTTGTAGTAGTAGAAAGCTGCAGGTGGACTTCAAGTCCTATAACTATTTCGTATTGGGCTAAGGTTGCCTCATCAATCATTCTTACCTAACTTTTGGTTTATGGATTCAGAAAGTTTTTTAATGAATCGATCTCCCAGATTGTCGTTTACTTCCATCTGAATAGGTGCTACAAGAATGGTCCAATCTTTAGGCCAATAATCTTTAAGCTGTACAAGCTTTACGTAGTCCTTTTCGGTGGTAATTATTACTCGATCCGGAGTTTTGGCGAAATTATTAAATATCTGTTGTATAGACTTAATGTCTTTAGGAGAATAACGATAATGATCTCTGAAATTAACGGCTTTTAAGTTGCTTATGGCGCCAGATAGAAAGTTGGAAATGGGCTTTGGGTTGGCGATACCGGTCACCAATAATGCCTGATCTATATGCTGCGCGTTCACTTCTTCTCCTGTCAATGGGTTTTTTAAAAGTCCATATTCTAGATGAGCAAAAAAGAGAGTTTTCTCCAAAGTAAACCCCGATTCGCGTTGAAATACTTTTTTGGTCTCGTGCGAAACCTGGCTCGGAGATTTTGTAATCATTAAGTAATCTGCCCGGACTGCTGCTCTTTTTAGGTCTCTTAAGCCGCCGGAAGGAACAAGGTGATCCCTAAAAAAAGGTTTATTAAAAGGCGTTAGTAAAACGTTAATATCAGCTTTTAATCGGCGATGTTGGAAAGCGTCATCTAGAATAATAACCTGAAGGTCTGGGCGGAATTCTAAAAATTTATTGACACCTACCCATCTGTTTTCACAAACAGCAAAGGGAATGTCCGTATTCTTTTGTGCCATTTGTACTGGTTCATCTCCATATTTGTTTGGATCTCCGTGTTTATCCACAATTAAAAAACCCTTGGTGCTGCGTCCATAACCCCTACTTAAAACACCTACGGTATATTTTCTAGAGAGCCTTTGGATTAACATTTCTGTTGTTGGTGTTTTTCCGGTGCCACCTAAGTTTAAATTTCCGACACAAATGATAAATGCGCGTTCGTGAGCGTAGGATCTGTAAAAACCAATGTCATATAGGAAATGCCTGATATTCAGAACCCCTCCATACATCCAAGACAGCGGTGCCGCAGCAAATCCCATTAATTTCATATCGCTATTTTTGAGAGCCAATAAAAGTCGTAAAAAAAATAGACCTTGAAAGTAGGAGATATATTAAGTTTTCTTGAGAATAAAGCCCATCCGTCATTGCAAGAGGGATATGACAATTCTGGGCTTATAGTGGGAAATAGGTTGGATGAGTGCTCAGGAGTGATAGTGTCACTGGATTGCACGGAGGAAGTTATAGAAGAGGCAATAGAAAATAACGCCAATTTGGTCGTGAGTCACCACCCTATTCTATTTGGAGGAATTAAAAGCCTAACTGGCGCAAATTATGTTGAGCGCACCATAATTAAAGCGATTAAAAACGGAATTTCTATCTACGCTATACACACAAACTTAGATAATGTTGCTCACGGAGTAAACGCAAAGATAGCGGAGGTGATAGGCCTTGTGAATACCAGAATTTTAAGTCCTAAGAAAGGTTTATTACAAAAGTTGGTGGTCTATGGCACCGAGGAGGATATATCGAAGATGCGCTCGGCCATTTTTAATGTAGGTGGTGGAGAAATAGGCGAATACAGTGAATGTAGTTTTCATCACACTGGAACGGGTAGTTTCAAGCCTAATTCCAATGCCAATCCAACTATAGGGGAGAAAAACAAGCGGACGGAGCAGCCTGAATATAGGTGCGAAATCCTTGTGCCGAATTATTTAATGAATGCCTGTTTACAGGCCGCAAAGGAGGCAAGCTCGTACGAAGAGTTGGCATACGATATAGTTAGTTTAGAAAATATCAATCAAACCATTGGAAGTGGAATGCTAGGCGAACTTCAGGAACCCATGTCAACTCTTGATTTTCTTGCTTCTGTAAAATCAAAGTTTGGATGTGGTGTAATCCGTTATTCAGGGGCGGCAAAAAGTATAAAGACTGTTGCCCTTTGTGGTGGGAGTGGATTTTTCCTTCTAGGTGCGGCTAAAAAGGCAAAGGCAGATATTTATATTACCAGTGATGTTAAATATCACCAATTTTTTGATGCTGAAAATGACTTGATTCTCGCCGATATTGGACATTATGAATCAGAACAATTTACAATCAATTTATTGGCTGATTTATTGAAGAAAAATTTTCCTACTTTTGCAGTTCGTTTAACCAGCAAGAATACCAATCCGGTAAATTATATCTAATATGGCAGAAACAGTGGCAAAGAAGGAAAATCCAATCGAGGAAAAGCTAAAAGCCCTGTATAACTTACAGCTTATAGATTCTAACATCGATAGAATTAATACCATTCGCGGAGAGCTTCCATTGGAGGTTCAAGATTTGGAGGATGAGCTAGCAGGATTGCAGACTCGTCTTGAAAAGATGATGAATGGTGTTCACGATCTTGAGAAAGAAATTTCGGCCAGAAAGATAAAAATGTCCGAATGTAACGAGTTGATTAAAAAGTACGGTGAGCAACAGCAAAACGTACGTAACAACCGTGAATACGACTCACTAACCAAAGAAATTGAATTTCAAACTTTGGAAATTGAGCTTTGCGAGAAGAAAATTAAGGAGCACAAGGCCGAGATTGCTGCAAAGCAAGAGCTTATTGATAGCACCAAAGAGCACATCAAAGAGCGCGAAGGTGATCTGGAAGCCAAAAAATCTGAGCTGGATTCTATCGTAAACGAAACTCGTAAAGAGGAAGAAGCCCTACTTAAGGAAAGAAAGAAAGCGGCATCAGTGGTTGATGAGCGACTTCTTAAAGCTTATGATAGAATTAGAACCAACGCCAGAAACGGTCTAGCGGTTGTAAATGTAGAGCGTGATGCTTGTGGTGGTTGTTTTAGTAAAATCCCACCTCAGAGGCAATTAGATATTAGATCTCACAAAAAGGTAATCGTATGTGAAAACTGTGGTAGAATCCTAATCGACTTCAAAGAAGAGGAGCCAGAGTTAGAAGAGAAGCCTAAAAAGAGAAGAACAACTAGAAAAAAGACAGCTACGGCATCTAAATAGTTATAATTCATTCAAAATAAAAAGCCCCCACGCATCAGCGTGGGGGCTTTTTATTTATATATCTTTTGATCTACAATGAAGATACTTCAGATTCGCGGTTAATTTTCTTTACCAATCCTTGAAGTACTTTTCCAGGACCAACTTCGATAAATTCAATAGCTCCATCTTTTACCATCTGTTGCACAGATTGTGTCCACTTTACAGGAGCAGTTAGCTGCTTGTTTAGGTTTTTCTTTATCTCCGCAGGATCCGAAACCGCAGAAGCAGTTACGTTTTGATAAATAGGGCAAATTGGAGTTGAAAACTCGGTAGCTTCTATTGCTGCGGCTAACTCTTCTCTTGCAGGCTCCATTAATGGAGAGTGAAAAGCTCCACCAACAGGTAATAGAAGGGCTCTTTTTGCACCAGCTTCTTTTAATTTTTCACATGCAGCTTCTACAGCAGCTGTAGCGCCAGAAATAACCAATTGACCTGGGCAGTTGTAATTTGCAGCTACCACTACTCCGTCGATATAGGCGCAAATATCCTCTACAACTTTGTCTTCTAGTCCTAATACTGCAGCCATAGTAGATGGCTCTAATTCACAAGCTTTCTGCATGGCTTGAGCTCGTTTGCTCACCAAGCTTAAAGCATCCTTAAATTTTAAAGTTTTATTAGCCACCAGTGCGGAAAACTCACCTAAACTATGTCCAGCAACCATGTCTGGCTTCATGCTTTCTCCCTTTGCCAATGCCAATGCACAGGAGTGGATAAATATGGCAGGCTGGGTTACCTTCGTTTGCTTTAAGTCCTCTGCGCTACCATCAAACATGATTTTTTGAATATCAAAACCAAGAATTTCATTGGCCTCAGTAAAAAGGGCTTTAACCGAATCAAATTCTTCCCATAAATCTTTGGCCATTCCTGGGAACTGAGATCCTTGGCCTGGAAATACATATGCTTTCATTAAGTTGGGTTTAAATTTTGGGGCAAATTAAAGGTTTAAACAATAAAAAAGCCCGAATTTATCATTCGGGCTTAGGAGTTATCTCAATTTTGGAAGCCTAGTCTCTTGATCCTCCAAAGAATCTTAATAAAAACAGAAACAGGTTTACAAAGTTTAAGTACATATTAAGTGCTCCCATAATGGCCATTTTTGCGCCATCGGCACTATCCGCATCTACCTGGTGCGACATGTTCTTTAACTTTTGCATATCGTAGGCGGTTAATCCGGTAAAGATTGCCACACCCAACAAGCTGATGATGTAGTCCATCATCTCACTTTTCATGAAGAAGTTTACTAACATGGCAATGATGATTCCAAACAAAGCCATATATAGAATGCTCCCCATTTTGCTTAGATCAGTTTTTGTAGTGTATCCAAGTATAGCCATACAACCAAAAGTTCCCGCCGTGATTAAGAAGGTGGTAAAAATTGTGGATTGAGTGTAGGCCAAGAAAATGAAACTAAGGCTAATTCCCATGATAGCTGAATAGGCAACAAAGGTTGAGGTAAGTGCCGTTGGAGACATTTTGTTCACCCTTCCAGCCATTAAAAAAACCAAACCAAGAGGAGCGAACATTACGATCCATCCCAACATATTTAATCCTCCTTGCTCTTTAATTAGGAGGCTAATTAATTCGGGAGTTGTTCCAAACCAATAGGCCAAACCTGCCGTAATGGTTAATCCACCTGCCATGTACACAAATACCCTGCTGATGAAAGTGCTTATGGATCTCTCCGCACTTATATCTCTATAACCAGTTTCACTCATTATCTTCTTTATTTATTTAGGTCCGAAGATATTAATGAAATGAATTCGTTTCTCGTATTTTCTTTTAAAAATTCTCCTGTAAAGGCGCTGGTGGTGGTAACGGAATTTTGTTTTTGCACTCCGCGCATCTGCATGCACATATGTTGTGCTTCAATAACCACAGCAACACCAAGCGGTCTTAGCGTCTCCTGAATACAATCTCTAATTTGATAAGTTAAACGCTCTTGCACTTGAAGTCTTCTTGCGTAAGCATCAACTACTCTAGGGATTTTAGATAGGCCAACGATTTGTCCATCAGGTATGTACGCAACATAGGCCTTTCCAAAAAATGGAAGCATGTGGTGTTCACACATAGAGTACAGCTCAATTTCTTTAACCAGTACCATTTGGCGATACTCCTCCTTGAACATAGCCGACTTTAGGATCTCAGCTGGATCAAGTGAGTATCCATGCGTTAAAAATTGTATGGCTTTGGCCACTCTTTCAGGGGTTTTTAAAAGTCCTTCACGAGTTGGATCTTCTCCAATTTCTTGAATTACACCTTCGTACAACCCTGAGAGTTTTTCAATAGATTTCTCGTGGTAGCGATCTATCCTCTCGTATGCTTCTTCTGATTCTCCGTTCTTACTCACCGTAATATTCTGCAAAATTGTTTCTGGTTTCATAAAGCTTGATGCAATGTAGGTCGCATTTTAACGACGATTTAATTTTTGGTTCAAGAATTTTCCACATGGCAATTACCAGATTCTCTGTAGATGCCATGATACCTTTCATAAACGGTACGTCCAGGTTAATGTTCTTGTGATCAAGCTTTTCGGTTATCTCTTCTTTAATTAAATCGCTTAGCGCTTTCAGGTCGCATACATACCCAGTATCTTCCTGTGGTTCTCCCTTTACGGTTACGAATAGGTCGTAATTGTGTCCATGCCAATTTTCGTTAGCACATTTTCCGAAAATCTCGTGATTCTTTTCTTTAGACCACTCGTCATTCCACAATTTATGAGCAGCATTAAAGTGCTCCCTTCTCGTAATGTATATTAATGCCATAAATTATTTTTCAAATATACTGTATAACCTGCTTAGCGGTAAAAAGTTATTTTTGTCTGCAAACCTAAGAAATGATAGTAGTTACAGGTGCAGCTGGATTTATTGGGAGTTGCTTAAGTGCTGGTCTTTTAAATTCAGGATACAAAGATATAGTTTTAGTAGACGATTTTAGCCAAGCTTCTAAGGAGCAAAACCATATTAATAAGAGTGTTACTGCAAGAGTAGATCGTAAAGACTTTACCAAGTGGTTGGTGGAAAATCAGAATCAAGTTCAATTTGTATTCCATTTAGGAGCTAGAACAGACACAACAGAATTCGATTATCAGATTTTCCAAGAGCTAAATGTAGATTACAGTAAGGCGGTTTGGAATATTTGTGTTGAAAATGGTATTCCATTGGTTTACGCGAGTTCCGCTGCTACTTATGGTTTGGGTGAGCTTGGGTACAAAGACGATCATGGGATTGTTTCGGATCTAAAGCCCTTAAATCCGTATGGAGAATCGAAAAACGAGTTTGATAAGTGGGTTTTAGAACAAGAAAAATTCCCTCCATTTTGGGCGGGATTGAAGTTCTTTAATGTGTATGGCCCAAATGAATACCACAAGGGCAGAATGGCGTCTGTAGTCTTTCACGCATTTAATCAAATTCAAAAGAACGGGGAAGTAAAGTTGTTTAGGTCTCACCGTGAAGATTATGAGGATGGTAAACAGCTGAGGGACTTTATTTACGTAAAGGATTTGGTGAATGTTTGCATTTTCTTGATGGAAAATAGAGAGCACTCTGGGTTGTATAACCTGGGGACTGGAAAAGCGAGAGCATTTTTAGACCTTGCTCAAGGTGTGTTTAAAGCACTAGACCTAAAGCCGAATATTAGCTTTGTAGATACTCCAGAGGATATAAGAGATAAGTATCAGTATTTTACAGAAGCTAAAATGGGTAAGCTAAGAGATGCGGGTTACGAAGCGCCTTTTACTTCTCTTGAAGACGGTATTTCAGATTACGTGAAAAACTACCTTCTACCCAATACGTATTATTAATCCAAGAAAGATTTTAACTGCAGGAGGTATTCTTTTATCTCCTGCAATTTATTTACCGCCTCTGCCTTGGTTGCAATAGCCACTTTATTAGCTTTCAACTGTTCCTTGGCACCACTCAAAGTGTAGCCCTTTACTTTTACTAAATAATGAATGGTTTGGATATTTTCTATATCCGCCTTGGTAAAAAGTCGATTCCCTTTTTTGTTTTTGTGGGGCTGGATTTCATCAAACTCACTTTCCCAATACCGAAGAATGGATGCGTTTACACCAATAAGCTCAGCCACTTCTGAAATGGTCCAGTAGAGTTTTTCTGTTGGCCTATTTTTCCACGGCATGTTTTAGGGTTCTGGGAACGACTAGTCGAACGATTGATTTGCACTTGAAGATAATTCAATCATCTTATCGTACTCCTCAGGTGTTAAATCGTTGAAGAAGAAGTTAATCGGGTTGATTTTTCTATTGTCTTTAAGAACTTCGTAATGGAGGTGAGGTGCCGTAGAGGTACCAGTAGAACCAACGTATCCAATTATATCCCCTCTCTTAACATTCTGTCCTGCGATTACATTAAATGCGCTTAAGTGAGCGTAAAGGGTTTTGTACCCAAAGTTGTGCTTAATAATAACGTGATTACCATAACCACGTCTACTTGCTTTAACATACTCAATTTTACCATCACCGGTTGCATATATCGGTGTCCCGGTTGGAGCGGTAAAATCCATTCCCGTATGCATTTTTCGGATTTTATGAATAGGGTGAATTCTATATCCAAATCCAGAGGCAATACGAGTAAGATCTTTATTGGAAATGGGTTGAATAGCCGGAATGGAGGCTAGCATTTCCTTTTTTCTTTTTGCTAAATCTATAACCTCATCAAAAGATTTTGATTGGATATATAATTCTCTGGCTATTTTGTCAATTCTCGATCTAGTTTCTACGACTAAATCGCTGAATTCATACCCCTGAATCTCGCTGTAGCGATCAACTCCACCAATTCCTGCATGCCTAACGCTTTGTGGAATAGGATCTGCTTCAAAAATTACACGGTAAATATTGTTGTCTCTTTTAACAACATCCTTTAAAACCTCGGTAATTTGATCTACTTCTTTGTTAAGTAAGGAATACTGAAGTTGTAATTGCTTGTTTTCCCTTTTTAAAGCACGTTCTTTAGGGGAATCGAAAAAGGTGTAGGCAAGAAAAATAATAATGCTCGCGAAAACCAAACCTGTGATTAACGTAGAGCCAATCTTTTTCAGATGGTCTTTAAACGTCAAGTTGATTTTCTCGTAATTGAGGGTGTTGGGGTTGTAAATGTACTTGTGCTTCGACATTCCCAGTTACGATTAACGCATTATAACTACTTATCGCGCAAAACTATAAAATTCTGCCTAATTGATATACTTTTGTTCGCCCGTAAAGCACAAATAACGGCCAGATATCAAAATCATTATGAAGACAGTCGAAATAAGAAATCGCTTCCTAGAATATTTCTCAAGCCAAGACCACGATGTTCAAGCATCTGCGCCTTTGGTAAATAAAAACGATCCAACCCTTATGTTTATAAATGCGGGGATGAATCAGTTTAAAGATATATTTCTGGGCAATGAACAAGCGAAATTTCCAAGAGTAGCCAATTCACAAAAATGTCTTCGCGTATCGGGTAAGCATAACGACCTAGAAGAGGTGGGGGTAGATACTTATCATCACACGTTATTCGAGATGCTTGGAAACTGGTCCTTCGGTGATTATTTCAAGGAGAAAGCCATAGAGATGGCTTGGAGGTTTATAACTGAAGAACTAAAAATTGATAAGAATAATCTTTACGTAACTTATTTCGAAGGTGATGATCAGGATGCTTTGGCTCCAGATGATGAGACCAAAGAAATTTGGAGCAGGTACCTGGCTTCGGATCGTATTTTAACTGGGAATAAAAAGGATAATTTCTGGGAAATGGGGGATGTGGGGCCATGCGGACCTTGTACCGAAATCCACGTGGATTTGAGATCTCAGTCAGAAAAGGACCAAAAACCAGGTGCGGAGTTGGTAAATCAGGACCATCCTCAGGTAATTGAGATTTGGAACTTGGTTTTTATTGCTTTCAATCGTTTTACCGATGGGAAATTAAAGCCGCTACCCAATAAGCATGTAGACACGGGAATGGGCTTAGAGCGTCTTGCAATGGTTATGCAAGGGAAAACGTCTACTTACGATACTGATATTTTTGCCCAGCTTATTGCTCATTTAAGTGGTCTTTGTGGTAAGAAATATACCGGTGGAGATAGCAAGCAAGATGTTGCCTTTCGCGTAATTTCAGATCATATTAGAGCTGTTGCTTTTG
This region of Luteibaculum oceani genomic DNA includes:
- a CDS encoding zinc ribbon domain-containing protein, whose product is MAETVAKKENPIEEKLKALYNLQLIDSNIDRINTIRGELPLEVQDLEDELAGLQTRLEKMMNGVHDLEKEISARKIKMSECNELIKKYGEQQQNVRNNREYDSLTKEIEFQTLEIELCEKKIKEHKAEIAAKQELIDSTKEHIKEREGDLEAKKSELDSIVNETRKEEEALLKERKKAASVVDERLLKAYDRIRTNARNGLAVVNVERDACGGCFSKIPPQRQLDIRSHKKVIVCENCGRILIDFKEEEPELEEKPKKRRTTRKKTATASK
- the fabD gene encoding ACP S-malonyltransferase, giving the protein MKAYVFPGQGSQFPGMAKDLWEEFDSVKALFTEANEILGFDIQKIMFDGSAEDLKQTKVTQPAIFIHSCALALAKGESMKPDMVAGHSLGEFSALVANKTLKFKDALSLVSKRAQAMQKACELEPSTMAAVLGLEDKVVEDICAYIDGVVVAANYNCPGQLVISGATAAVEAACEKLKEAGAKRALLLPVGGAFHSPLMEPAREELAAAIEATEFSTPICPIYQNVTASAVSDPAEIKKNLNKQLTAPVKWTQSVQQMVKDGAIEFIEVGPGKVLQGLVKKINRESEVSSL
- a CDS encoding Bax inhibitor-1/YccA family protein; this translates as MSETGYRDISAERSISTFISRVFVYMAGGLTITAGLAYWFGTTPELISLLIKEQGGLNMLGWIVMFAPLGLVFLMAGRVNKMSPTALTSTFVAYSAIMGISLSFIFLAYTQSTIFTTFLITAGTFGCMAILGYTTKTDLSKMGSILYMALFGIIIAMLVNFFMKSEMMDYIISLLGVAIFTGLTAYDMQKLKNMSHQVDADSADGAKMAIMGALNMYLNFVNLFLFLLRFFGGSRD
- the folE gene encoding GTP cyclohydrolase I FolE — encoded protein: MEKLSGLYEGVIQEIGEDPTREGLLKTPERVAKAIQFLTHGYSLDPAEILKSAMFKEEYRQMVLVKEIELYSMCEHHMLPFFGKAYVAYIPDGQIVGLSKIPRVVDAYARRLQVQERLTYQIRDCIQETLRPLGVAVVIEAQHMCMQMRGVQKQNSVTTTSAFTGEFLKENTRNEFISLISSDLNK
- a CDS encoding 6-pyruvoyl trahydropterin synthase family protein, whose product is MALIYITRREHFNAAHKLWNDEWSKEKNHEIFGKCANENWHGHNYDLFVTVKGEPQEDTGYVCDLKALSDLIKEEITEKLDHKNINLDVPFMKGIMASTENLVIAMWKILEPKIKSSLKCDLHCIKLYETRNNFAEYYGE
- the rfaD gene encoding ADP-glyceromanno-heptose 6-epimerase; protein product: MIVVTGAAGFIGSCLSAGLLNSGYKDIVLVDDFSQASKEQNHINKSVTARVDRKDFTKWLVENQNQVQFVFHLGARTDTTEFDYQIFQELNVDYSKAVWNICVENGIPLVYASSAATYGLGELGYKDDHGIVSDLKPLNPYGESKNEFDKWVLEQEKFPPFWAGLKFFNVYGPNEYHKGRMASVVFHAFNQIQKNGEVKLFRSHREDYEDGKQLRDFIYVKDLVNVCIFLMENREHSGLYNLGTGKARAFLDLAQGVFKALDLKPNISFVDTPEDIRDKYQYFTEAKMGKLRDAGYEAPFTSLEDGISDYVKNYLLPNTYY
- a CDS encoding MerR family transcriptional regulator, with translation MPWKNRPTEKLYWTISEVAELIGVNASILRYWESEFDEIQPHKNKKGNRLFTKADIENIQTIHYLVKVKGYTLSGAKEQLKANKVAIATKAEAVNKLQEIKEYLLQLKSFLD
- a CDS encoding M23 family metallopeptidase, producing MSKHKYIYNPNTLNYEKINLTFKDHLKKIGSTLITGLVFASIIIFLAYTFFDSPKERALKRENKQLQLQYSLLNKEVDQITEVLKDVVKRDNNIYRVIFEADPIPQSVRHAGIGGVDRYSEIQGYEFSDLVVETRSRIDKIARELYIQSKSFDEVIDLAKRKKEMLASIPAIQPISNKDLTRIASGFGYRIHPIHKIRKMHTGMDFTAPTGTPIYATGDGKIEYVKASRRGYGNHVIIKHNFGYKTLYAHLSAFNVIAGQNVKRGDIIGYVGSTGTSTAPHLHYEVLKDNRKINPINFFFNDLTPEEYDKMIELSSSANQSFD